A genomic window from Glycine soja cultivar W05 chromosome 10, ASM419377v2, whole genome shotgun sequence includes:
- the LOC114371471 gene encoding uncharacterized protein LOC114371471 produces MPLYAKFLKDMLTKKNQYIHSDKIVVEGNYSAVIQHILPPKHKDPRVVMIPCSIGEVAVGKALIDLGAGINLMSLSMCRRLGELDIMPTCMTLQLADHSITRPYGVIEDVLVKVKHLIFLTDFVVIDIEEDVDIPVILGRPFMSTASCVVDMGKKML; encoded by the coding sequence ATGCCtctctatgccaaatttttgaaggatatgCTAACTAAGAAGAACCAGTACATCCATAGTGACAAAATTGTTGTGGAAGGTAACTATAGCGCTGTCATTCAACacatccttccacccaagcacaaagatcctagAGTTGTCATGATACCGTGTTCTATCGGTGAGGTTGCTGTAGGCAAAGCTCTCATAGATCTGGGAGCTGGTATCAATTTAATGTCTCTCTCCATGTGCCGGCGACTTGGAGAGCTGGATATAATGCCCACATGCATGACCCTCCAGTTAGCTGACCACTCCATCACAAGGCCatatggagtcattgaagatgttttggtgaaggttaAGCACCTTATATTTCTAACTGATTTCGTTGTCATAGATATAGAAGAGGATGTTGACATCCCTGTCATTCTTGGCCGCCCATTCATGTCTACCGCAAGCTGTGTGGTAGACATGGGAAAGAAGATGTTGTAG